One genomic window of Azospirillum sp. TSH58 includes the following:
- the livM gene encoding high-affinity branched-chain amino acid ABC transporter permease LivM gives MTAISLSSPRAIAWPAILKEAAMTAFVALLLTIPLVGLRTVDRPTGLGLETRWNEVAAAVGLVFLGRLGLCLIREGHAVTVLVLAAAATAAGFFIAMPTEALRVILIAGGAVIAIRAILAIRTGRSKLSQAERDKRMDHIAAQVQHASRWLGPIAVVVALAFPFTPFADRQLLDIGILLLTYIMLGWGLNIVVGLAGLLDLGYVAFYAVGAYSYALLAHYFGFSFWVCLPLAGFLAAMSGVLLGFPVLRLRGDYFAIVTLGFGEIIRIILINWYQFTGGPNGISGIPRPSFFGIADFTRTPAEGTAAFHEMFGLEFSPLHRIIFLYYLILVLALVVNLFTMRVRKLPLGRAWEALREDDIACASLGINRTNMKLAAFAIAAMFGGFAGSFFATRQGFISPESFTFIESAIILAIVVLGGMGSQIGVVVATLLVIGLPEAFRELADYRMLAFGMGMVLIMLWRPRGLLAHRDPTILLHGRPKGGAGGPAAGTAAAGGQGIAGGSAK, from the coding sequence ATGACCGCGATTTCCCTGTCTTCGCCGCGGGCCATCGCCTGGCCCGCGATCCTGAAGGAGGCGGCGATGACCGCCTTCGTCGCCCTTCTCCTGACGATTCCGCTGGTCGGCCTGCGCACGGTGGACCGTCCCACCGGCCTCGGGCTGGAAACCCGCTGGAACGAGGTGGCCGCCGCCGTCGGTCTGGTCTTCCTCGGCCGTCTCGGCCTCTGCCTGATCCGCGAGGGCCACGCCGTCACCGTCCTGGTGCTGGCCGCCGCCGCCACCGCGGCGGGATTCTTCATCGCCATGCCGACGGAGGCCCTTCGGGTCATCCTGATCGCCGGCGGCGCGGTCATCGCGATCCGCGCCATTTTGGCGATCCGCACCGGCCGCTCCAAGCTGTCGCAGGCGGAGCGCGACAAGCGGATGGACCACATCGCCGCGCAGGTGCAGCACGCCTCCCGCTGGCTCGGTCCGATCGCCGTCGTCGTGGCGCTGGCCTTCCCGTTCACCCCCTTCGCCGACCGCCAGCTGCTGGACATCGGCATCCTGCTGCTGACCTACATCATGCTGGGCTGGGGGTTGAACATCGTGGTCGGCCTCGCCGGCCTGCTCGACCTCGGCTATGTGGCCTTCTACGCGGTGGGCGCCTACTCCTACGCGCTGCTGGCCCATTATTTCGGCTTCAGCTTCTGGGTCTGCCTGCCGCTGGCCGGTTTCCTGGCGGCGATGTCGGGCGTCCTGCTGGGCTTCCCGGTCCTTCGCCTGCGCGGCGACTATTTCGCCATCGTGACGCTGGGCTTCGGCGAGATCATCCGCATCATCCTGATCAACTGGTACCAGTTCACCGGCGGTCCGAACGGCATCTCCGGCATTCCGCGCCCGAGCTTCTTCGGCATCGCCGACTTCACCCGGACCCCGGCGGAGGGCACCGCGGCCTTCCACGAGATGTTCGGCCTGGAGTTCAGCCCGCTGCACCGGATCATCTTCCTCTATTACCTGATCCTGGTGCTGGCCCTGGTGGTGAACCTGTTCACCATGCGCGTCCGCAAGCTGCCGCTGGGCCGCGCTTGGGAAGCGCTGCGCGAGGACGACATCGCCTGCGCCTCGCTGGGCATCAACCGCACGAACATGAAGCTGGCGGCCTTCGCCATCGCGGCGATGTTCGGCGGCTTCGCCGGGTCCTTCTTCGCCACCCGCCAGGGCTTCATCAGCCCGGAAAGCTTCACCTTCATCGAGTCGGCGATCATCCTCGCCATCGTGGTGCTGGGCGGCATGGGCAGCCAGATCGGCGTCGTCGTGGCGACCCTGCTGGTCATCGGCCTGCCGGAAGCCTTCCGTGAACTGGCCGACTACCGCATGCTGGCGTTCGGCATGGGCATGGTGCTGATCATGCTGTGGCGTCCGCGCGGCCTGCTGGCCCACCGCGATCCGACCATCCTCCTGCACGGCCGTCCCAAGGGCGGAGCCGGCGGCCCCGCCGCGGGCACCGCCGCCGCCGGCGGCCAGGGCATCGCCGGGGGGAGCGCGAAGTGA
- a CDS encoding branched-chain amino acid ABC transporter permease, translated as MEYFLQQLINGLSLGAIYGLIAIGYTMVYGIIGMINFAHGEIYMIGAFVALITFLAIGSLGITWVPLALLVMLVASMLFTAVYGWTVERIAYRPLRSSPRLAPLISAIGMSIFLQNYVQILQGARSKPLQPILPGNLTMMDGAVSVSYVRLATIVITIALMYGFTQLITRTSLGRAQRACEQDKKMAGLLGVNVDRVISLTFVMGAALAAVAGMMVLLIYGVIDFYIGFLAGVKAFTAAVLGGIGSLPGAMLGGVVIGLIEAFWSGYMGSEWKDVATFTILVLVLIFRPTGLLGRPEIEKV; from the coding sequence ATGGAATACTTTCTTCAGCAGTTGATCAACGGCCTGTCGCTGGGCGCCATCTATGGCCTCATCGCGATCGGATACACGATGGTGTACGGCATCATCGGCATGATCAACTTCGCCCACGGCGAGATCTACATGATCGGCGCCTTCGTGGCCCTCATCACCTTCCTGGCCATCGGCAGCCTGGGGATCACCTGGGTTCCGCTGGCCCTTCTCGTCATGCTGGTCGCATCGATGCTGTTCACCGCCGTCTACGGATGGACGGTGGAGCGCATCGCCTATCGCCCGCTGCGCAGCTCGCCGCGTCTGGCGCCGCTGATCTCGGCGATCGGCATGTCGATCTTCCTGCAGAACTACGTGCAGATCCTGCAGGGCGCCCGCAGCAAGCCGCTGCAGCCGATCCTGCCGGGCAACCTGACCATGATGGACGGGGCGGTGTCGGTCAGCTACGTGCGTCTGGCGACGATCGTCATCACGATCGCGCTGATGTACGGCTTCACCCAGCTCATCACCCGCACCTCGCTCGGCCGCGCCCAGCGCGCCTGCGAGCAGGACAAGAAGATGGCGGGCCTGCTCGGCGTCAACGTCGACCGCGTCATCTCGCTGACCTTCGTCATGGGCGCCGCCCTGGCGGCCGTGGCGGGCATGATGGTTCTGCTGATCTACGGCGTGATCGACTTCTACATCGGCTTCCTGGCCGGCGTTAAGGCCTTCACCGCCGCGGTGCTCGGCGGCATCGGCTCGCTGCCGGGCGCGATGCTGGGCGGCGTGGTCATCGGGCTGATCGAAGCCTTCTGGTCGGGCTACATGGGCAGCGAATGGAAGGACGTGGCGACCTTCACGATTCTCGTGCTCGTCCTGATCTTCCGTCCGACCGGCCTGCTGGGCCGTCCGGAAATCGAGAAGGTGTGA
- a CDS encoding ROK family protein, giving the protein MNRTDVPPSVVRIGIDLGGTKTEGIALDAAGVERARVRVPTPRGDYDATVRTIADLVARLESATGSAGATVGVGIPGAISPATGLVKNANSTWLIGKPFDHDLAEALKRPVRVENDANCLAVSEAADGAGAGCGVVFAAILGTGCGAGIVVDGRPLGGRNAIGGEWGHNPLPWPTDGERPGPACYCGKSGCLETFVSGPAVAADHRRVTGADLPAEAIAALAERGDATARATLDRLVDRLGRGLAGIVNVLDPDVIVLGGGLSNLEFLYAALPPTIARWAFSDSLDTPVRRAVHGDSSGVRGAAWLWRPEEAAATARNCIPD; this is encoded by the coding sequence ATGAACCGCACCGATGTCCCTCCTTCGGTCGTCCGCATCGGCATCGACCTCGGCGGCACGAAAACGGAAGGGATCGCGCTCGACGCGGCCGGCGTGGAGCGCGCCCGCGTCCGCGTCCCCACCCCCCGCGGCGACTATGACGCGACGGTGCGGACCATCGCCGATCTGGTGGCGCGGCTGGAGAGCGCGACGGGGTCGGCGGGCGCCACCGTCGGGGTCGGCATTCCCGGCGCCATCTCCCCGGCGACCGGGCTGGTGAAGAACGCCAATTCGACCTGGCTGATCGGCAAGCCCTTCGACCACGATCTGGCCGAAGCGCTCAAGCGGCCGGTGCGGGTCGAGAACGACGCCAACTGTCTGGCCGTCTCGGAGGCGGCGGATGGGGCGGGGGCCGGCTGCGGCGTGGTCTTCGCGGCCATCCTCGGCACCGGCTGCGGGGCGGGAATCGTCGTGGATGGTCGTCCCCTGGGCGGCCGCAACGCCATCGGCGGCGAATGGGGGCACAACCCCCTGCCCTGGCCCACCGACGGGGAGCGGCCCGGCCCGGCCTGCTATTGCGGCAAGTCAGGCTGCCTGGAGACCTTCGTGTCCGGCCCCGCCGTCGCCGCCGACCACCGCCGGGTCACCGGAGCGGACCTGCCGGCGGAAGCCATCGCGGCGCTGGCGGAGCGCGGGGACGCCACAGCCCGCGCCACCCTCGACCGGCTGGTGGACCGGCTGGGGCGCGGGCTGGCGGGCATCGTCAACGTCCTGGACCCGGACGTGATCGTGCTGGGCGGCGGGCTGTCCAACCTGGAGTTCCTCTACGCCGCCCTACCCCCGACGATCGCGCGCTGGGCCTTCTCGGACAGCCTGGACACGCCGGTCCGCCGGGCCGTCCATGGCGATTCAAGCGGGGTCCGCGGGGCGGCCTGGCTGTGGCGCCCCGAGGAGGCTGCGGCTACCGCTCGAAATTGTATTCCGGATTGA
- a CDS encoding glycosyltransferase family 39 protein — protein MSAVPNAAASRLPVLAYLVLAVISVLLFLPGFFDLPPFDRDEARFAQASHQMLESGDYVDIRFQDEARHKKPVGIYWLQTAATRLVDGPREMSKEIWTFRIPSLIGAVLAVLATAWTGARMFGGTVGFLAGLMMASCVVLGVEARMAKTDAVLLATIVIGQAALASLYLNRHAERSGWAAPLAFWIAAGIGILVKGPIVLLVSGTTALVLAVLDRRAGWLKRLRPLVGLAIVVAIAAPWLIAITVKTKGAFFAESVGHDMMGKVVSGQEAKGLPPGYYLGTFWVTFAPWSFLALLAVPWAWRHRKGSGPAVDAVRFCIAWIIPSWLVFEAVPTKLLHYTLPVFPAIAILTAAAAREHFLRRAETPRRGLFWAATALGAIGFGALTVAVAVIPYLVDGRVDPVAVAMLPVVLVLYALAVRLFAQRREKPGFAAGLAAAAVLYAGTYGVVLPGIDGVWISRQAARTVAAVRPCADSVVASAGYSEPSLVFLLGTDTRLIHGTGAAAHLAENPACGLALVTDREEAEFRAALKGAEPVPLGRFTGFNYNTGKRLTLTLYGAARP, from the coding sequence GTGAGCGCGGTGCCCAACGCCGCGGCCAGCCGCCTGCCGGTCCTGGCCTATCTGGTCCTGGCGGTGATCAGCGTCCTGCTGTTCCTGCCCGGCTTCTTCGATCTGCCGCCCTTCGACCGGGACGAGGCGCGCTTCGCCCAGGCGTCCCACCAGATGCTGGAAAGCGGCGACTATGTGGACATCCGCTTCCAGGACGAGGCGCGCCACAAGAAGCCGGTGGGCATCTATTGGCTGCAGACCGCGGCGACGCGGCTGGTCGATGGCCCAAGGGAGATGTCGAAGGAGATCTGGACCTTCCGCATTCCCTCCCTGATCGGGGCGGTGCTGGCGGTGCTGGCGACGGCGTGGACCGGGGCGCGGATGTTCGGCGGGACGGTCGGGTTCCTCGCCGGGCTGATGATGGCCTCCTGCGTCGTGCTGGGCGTCGAGGCCCGCATGGCGAAGACCGACGCGGTGCTGCTCGCCACCATCGTGATCGGGCAGGCGGCGCTGGCCAGCCTCTATCTGAACCGCCACGCGGAACGGTCCGGCTGGGCGGCGCCGCTCGCCTTCTGGATCGCCGCGGGGATCGGCATCCTCGTCAAGGGGCCCATCGTCCTTCTGGTGTCCGGCACGACGGCGCTGGTGCTGGCGGTGCTGGACCGCCGCGCCGGCTGGCTGAAGCGGCTGCGCCCGCTGGTCGGGCTCGCCATCGTGGTCGCCATCGCCGCACCCTGGCTGATCGCCATCACGGTGAAGACCAAGGGCGCCTTCTTCGCCGAGTCGGTCGGCCACGACATGATGGGCAAGGTGGTCAGCGGGCAGGAGGCGAAGGGCCTGCCGCCCGGCTATTACCTGGGCACCTTCTGGGTGACCTTCGCGCCCTGGTCCTTCCTGGCGCTGCTGGCCGTTCCCTGGGCGTGGCGCCATCGCAAGGGCAGCGGGCCGGCGGTGGACGCCGTGCGATTCTGCATTGCCTGGATCATCCCGAGCTGGCTGGTCTTCGAGGCGGTGCCGACCAAGCTGCTGCACTACACGCTGCCGGTCTTCCCGGCCATCGCCATCCTCACCGCCGCCGCGGCGCGCGAGCATTTCCTGCGCCGCGCCGAGACGCCGCGCCGGGGCCTGTTCTGGGCGGCCACTGCTCTCGGGGCCATCGGGTTCGGCGCCCTGACGGTCGCGGTCGCGGTGATCCCCTATCTGGTGGACGGACGCGTCGATCCGGTCGCCGTCGCCATGCTGCCGGTGGTGCTGGTGCTGTACGCGCTGGCCGTACGCCTGTTCGCCCAGCGTCGGGAAAAGCCGGGTTTCGCGGCGGGTCTGGCGGCGGCGGCGGTGCTGTACGCGGGGACCTACGGCGTGGTCCTGCCGGGCATCGACGGCGTGTGGATCAGCCGGCAGGCCGCGCGCACGGTTGCGGCGGTGCGTCCCTGCGCCGACAGCGTGGTCGCCTCCGCCGGCTATTCAGAACCGAGCCTCGTCTTCCTGCTGGGCACCGACACGCGCCTGATCCATGGGACGGGCGCCGCCGCGCATCTGGCCGAGAACCCGGCCTGCGGGCTGGCCCTGGTGACGGACCGGGAGGAGGCGGAGTTCCGCGCCGCTCTGAAGGGGGCGGAGCCGGTGCCGCTCGGCCGCTTCACCGGCTTCAACTACAACACCGGCAAGCGGCTGACCCTGACGCTCTACGGCGCGGCGCGCCCCTGA
- a CDS encoding lipid-A-disaccharide synthase N-terminal domain-containing protein codes for MLERAIAWYQSQSTADLIWVGVGFFAQALFMMRFVVQWIASERARRSIVPDLFWYFSIGGGVLLLAYSIQRGDPVFMFGQGLGLIIYFRNLYFVLNNRRSGGAAGTP; via the coding sequence ATGCTCGAACGCGCCATCGCCTGGTACCAGAGTCAAAGCACCGCCGACCTGATCTGGGTCGGCGTCGGCTTTTTTGCGCAGGCGCTCTTCATGATGCGCTTCGTCGTGCAATGGATCGCCAGCGAGCGCGCCCGGCGCAGCATCGTGCCGGACCTCTTCTGGTATTTCTCCATCGGCGGCGGGGTTCTTTTGTTGGCCTATTCCATCCAGCGGGGTGATCCGGTGTTCATGTTCGGGCAAGGGCTGGGCCTCATCATCTATTTCCGGAACCTCTATTTCGTCTTGAACAACCGCCGGAGCGGCGGCGCGGCGGGCACGCCGTGA
- a CDS encoding glycosyltransferase family 2 protein, producing MSVDSEGRPPVRLSVVVPVFNEAENVLPLLEEIERALSPAGVLGRAFEVIYVDDGSSDDTLTRLAPVVAAGRLRLVRHVRRSGQSAAVRTGVKAARGEWIATLDGDGQNDPADIPALFALAAKGGPDAPVLVGGLRKKRQDTLSKRLASRFANAVRQSFLQDGCTDSGCGLKLFRRDAFLDLPFFGAMHRFLPALFRSHGHPVAYVPVNHRPRERGVSKYTNWRRGLIGVVDLLGVYWLKRRTALSPAVEDR from the coding sequence GTGAGCGTAGATTCCGAGGGCCGTCCGCCCGTGCGGCTGTCGGTCGTTGTTCCGGTCTTCAACGAGGCCGAAAACGTCCTTCCCCTCCTCGAAGAGATCGAACGCGCGCTGTCGCCCGCCGGGGTGCTGGGCCGCGCCTTCGAGGTGATCTATGTGGACGACGGGTCCAGCGACGACACGCTGACGCGCCTTGCCCCCGTGGTCGCCGCCGGGCGCCTGCGGCTGGTCCGTCATGTCCGCCGCTCCGGACAAAGCGCCGCTGTGCGCACCGGGGTAAAGGCGGCGCGCGGGGAGTGGATCGCCACCCTCGACGGTGACGGCCAGAACGACCCCGCCGACATTCCCGCCCTGTTCGCCCTGGCCGCCAAGGGCGGTCCGGACGCGCCGGTGCTCGTCGGCGGCCTGCGCAAGAAGCGGCAGGACACGCTGTCCAAGCGGCTGGCCTCGCGCTTCGCGAACGCCGTGCGGCAATCCTTCCTTCAGGACGGCTGCACCGACAGCGGCTGCGGGCTGAAGCTGTTCCGCCGCGACGCCTTCCTCGATCTGCCCTTCTTCGGGGCGATGCACCGCTTCCTGCCCGCGCTGTTCCGGTCGCACGGTCATCCGGTGGCCTATGTGCCGGTCAACCACCGCCCGCGGGAACGCGGCGTGTCCAAATACACCAACTGGCGCCGCGGGCTGATCGGCGTGGTCGATCTGCTGGGCGTCTATTGGCTGAAGCGGCGCACCGCGCTGTCGCCCGCGGTCGAAGACCGCTGA
- a CDS encoding Do family serine endopeptidase, which yields MAFSSPAFAQDAGGAAPAPAAPPLASVLPPNAPPTFADLAEKQLDAVVFISTTQAPPQGGPQAGPRGPELPGFPPGSPFEEFFREFRDRQRGQPQQQQQAPRPTAALGSGFIIDPAGFVVTNSHVVSEAAEISVTMHDGTKLPAKLVGVDGPTDLAVLKVESKKPLVAAPWGDSEALRVGDWVVAIGNPFGLGGSVTAGILSARQRDIQQGPYDDYLQTDASINRGNSGGPLYNLNGEVIGINTAIYSPTGGSVGIGFAIPSSVARPVVEQLRDHGQVRRGWLGVQVQGVTPDIAESLGMQEPAGALVTSVSPEGPAGKGGVRQGDVITRFNGESIEQMRELPRVVAATRIGSAVPLELVREGKAETLTVTVGELEPQEQVALSGSSGAPRPETTVDTKQVLGLTLSQLTPGLRDSFSINPDVEGVVVTEVGDASAASERGIEAGDVIVEAGQEPVKTPEDLNRLVDDARSQGRKTVLMLLSRDGDLRYVPMPIEDRKG from the coding sequence ATGGCTTTTTCGTCGCCGGCCTTCGCGCAGGATGCGGGCGGAGCCGCTCCGGCGCCGGCCGCCCCGCCGCTGGCGTCCGTCCTGCCGCCCAACGCCCCCCCGACCTTCGCGGATCTCGCGGAAAAGCAACTGGACGCGGTGGTCTTCATTTCCACCACCCAGGCGCCTCCGCAGGGCGGTCCGCAGGCGGGACCGCGCGGCCCGGAGCTTCCCGGCTTTCCGCCCGGTTCGCCCTTCGAGGAATTCTTCCGCGAGTTTCGCGACCGCCAGCGCGGCCAGCCGCAGCAACAGCAGCAGGCGCCGCGCCCGACGGCGGCCCTGGGCTCCGGCTTCATCATCGACCCGGCGGGCTTCGTCGTCACCAACAGCCATGTGGTGTCCGAGGCGGCGGAGATTTCCGTCACCATGCACGACGGCACGAAACTGCCCGCGAAGCTCGTCGGCGTGGATGGGCCGACCGATCTCGCCGTTTTGAAGGTGGAGAGCAAGAAGCCGCTGGTCGCCGCCCCTTGGGGCGACAGCGAGGCGCTGCGCGTCGGCGACTGGGTGGTCGCCATCGGCAACCCCTTCGGCCTCGGCGGATCGGTGACCGCGGGAATCCTGTCGGCGCGCCAGCGCGACATCCAGCAGGGGCCGTACGACGACTACCTGCAGACCGACGCCTCGATCAACAGGGGCAATTCCGGCGGGCCGCTCTACAACCTCAACGGCGAGGTGATCGGCATCAACACGGCCATCTATTCGCCGACCGGCGGGTCGGTGGGCATCGGCTTCGCCATTCCGTCCTCCGTCGCGCGTCCGGTCGTCGAGCAGTTGCGCGACCATGGGCAGGTGCGCCGCGGCTGGCTGGGCGTCCAGGTGCAGGGCGTGACACCCGACATCGCCGAGAGCCTGGGCATGCAGGAGCCGGCGGGGGCCCTGGTGACCAGCGTGTCGCCTGAGGGACCGGCGGGGAAGGGCGGCGTCCGCCAGGGCGACGTCATCACCCGCTTCAACGGCGAATCCATCGAGCAGATGCGCGAACTGCCGCGCGTCGTCGCGGCGACCAGGATCGGGTCCGCCGTGCCGCTGGAACTGGTCCGCGAAGGCAAGGCCGAGACCCTGACCGTGACGGTGGGCGAACTGGAACCGCAGGAGCAGGTCGCCCTTTCCGGGTCGAGCGGAGCGCCGCGTCCGGAGACGACGGTCGACACCAAGCAGGTCCTCGGCCTGACCCTGTCGCAACTGACCCCCGGCCTGCGCGACAGCTTCTCCATCAATCCCGACGTCGAGGGCGTGGTGGTGACCGAGGTCGGCGACGCCAGCGCCGCCAGCGAGCGCGGCATCGAAGCCGGCGACGTCATCGTCGAGGCGGGGCAGGAACCGGTGAAGACTCCGGAAGACCTGAACCGTCTGGTCGACGACGCGCGCAGCCAGGGGCGCAAGACCGTGCTGATGCTGCTCAGCCGCGACGGCGACCTGCGCTACGTGCCGATGCCCATCGAAGACCGCAAGGGCTGA
- a CDS encoding helix-turn-helix domain-containing protein — MNAETGSEPEAPKKRGRIPQSAWPQILERYRSGVTLSAIAREFECTPSAISYIIRKAEAAGEKDAPVEEGAVTDAAAEAPAGDALAEEPAPAPVAAPAAAPEAPAPAKPARRSAAPAPAQAPQPAAPAPAPAAVVPAAAAQPAPAPAPAPAQTETLRLNRPEAQPAAQPAPVQPAPAQPTAAPAQAAPQPAAADGSRPAGTNPPPVDAVEARLRDTARGCLNAYRGWRQQPGEASIQTLSEAVHELRKALARIEIDMSASRREEQAIRPIPIPAHRTARRTP; from the coding sequence ATGAACGCAGAAACCGGGTCCGAACCGGAGGCTCCGAAGAAGCGCGGACGAATCCCCCAGTCGGCGTGGCCGCAGATTCTTGAGCGTTACCGTTCCGGCGTTACCCTGTCGGCGATCGCGCGTGAATTCGAATGCACGCCGAGCGCCATTTCCTACATCATCCGCAAGGCTGAAGCCGCCGGCGAGAAGGATGCCCCGGTCGAAGAGGGCGCCGTGACCGACGCCGCCGCGGAAGCGCCGGCCGGCGACGCGCTGGCGGAGGAACCGGCTCCCGCTCCGGTTGCTGCTCCGGCCGCCGCCCCGGAAGCTCCGGCACCGGCCAAGCCGGCGCGCCGCTCCGCGGCCCCCGCCCCCGCGCAGGCCCCCCAGCCCGCGGCTCCGGCACCCGCTCCGGCCGCGGTGGTTCCGGCCGCGGCTGCCCAACCCGCTCCGGCCCCGGCACCTGCTCCGGCTCAGACCGAGACGCTGCGCCTCAACCGTCCGGAGGCGCAGCCGGCTGCACAGCCGGCGCCGGTTCAGCCGGCCCCGGCCCAGCCGACGGCAGCCCCCGCCCAGGCCGCTCCCCAGCCCGCCGCGGCGGATGGAAGCCGCCCGGCCGGCACCAATCCCCCGCCGGTCGATGCCGTCGAGGCGCGGTTGCGCGACACCGCGCGCGGTTGCCTGAACGCCTACCGCGGCTGGCGCCAGCAGCCCGGCGAAGCGTCGATCCAGACGCTGTCGGAAGCGGTTCACGAACTGCGCAAGGCCCTGGCCCGCATCGAGATCGACATGTCGGCCAGCCGGCGTGAAGAGCAGGCGATCCGGCCGATTCCGATCCCGGCGCACCGCACCGCACGCCGCACGCCGTAA
- a CDS encoding ChaB family protein, with protein sequence MTFRRNTELPESVKRCLPLPAQDIYRSAFNHTWQACRSPEARQAMQRERLAHKVAWAAVRRRFEPDGSGWRPKH encoded by the coding sequence ATGACCTTCCGCAGAAACACCGAACTGCCCGAATCGGTGAAGCGGTGCCTGCCGCTCCCCGCCCAGGACATTTACCGGTCGGCTTTCAATCACACATGGCAAGCCTGCCGCTCGCCGGAAGCGCGTCAGGCCATGCAGCGCGAGAGGCTCGCCCACAAGGTCGCCTGGGCCGCGGTCCGGCGGCGTTTCGAACCGGACGGCAGCGGCTGGCGCCCCAAGCATTGA
- the phoU gene encoding phosphate signaling complex protein PhoU has product MTGGHTVAAFDAELARLHQIIVTMGRRVESQFAAALEAIAERDAGKAARVVEADAEIDRMELELESLSVRLLALRQPMAKDLRDIVSALKIASHLERMGDFASSVAKRAVTLAALPVEPHVASLAWMGETVLGMIRDVVAAYDGQDAERAMAVRNRDGQVDAAYTSLFREFLTYMMESPAQITGCTHLLFVAKSIERAGDHATNMAENICYIVQGRLPSEERSKGDLSSFTVVE; this is encoded by the coding sequence ATGACCGGCGGACACACGGTGGCGGCCTTCGATGCCGAACTGGCACGCCTGCACCAGATCATCGTGACCATGGGGCGGCGGGTGGAAAGCCAGTTCGCCGCCGCTCTCGAAGCCATCGCGGAGCGGGACGCCGGCAAAGCCGCGCGGGTGGTCGAGGCGGATGCCGAGATCGACCGCATGGAATTGGAACTGGAATCGCTGAGCGTTCGGTTGCTGGCCCTGCGTCAACCGATGGCCAAGGATTTGCGCGACATCGTCTCGGCGCTCAAGATCGCCTCCCATCTGGAGCGCATGGGCGACTTCGCGAGTTCGGTGGCCAAGCGCGCGGTCACTCTGGCGGCCTTGCCGGTGGAGCCGCACGTCGCGTCGCTGGCGTGGATGGGCGAGACGGTGCTCGGCATGATCCGCGACGTGGTGGCGGCCTATGACGGACAGGATGCCGAGCGGGCGATGGCCGTCCGCAACCGGGATGGGCAGGTCGATGCCGCCTACACCAGCCTGTTCCGCGAATTCCTGACCTACATGATGGAGTCGCCGGCCCAGATCACCGGCTGCACCCACCTGCTGTTCGTGGCGAAGTCGATCGAGAGGGCCGGGGATCACGCTACGAACATGGCTGAGAACATCTGCTACATCGTTCAGGGGCGCCTGCCGTCCGAGGAGCGGAGCAAGGGCGACCTCAGCAGCTTCACAGTGGTGGAGTAA